DNA from Nocardioides seonyuensis:
CCTCCAGCGCGTAGTCGCGGTTGGCGCGGTAGCCGTCGAAGAAGTGCTCGGCGTCCACGAAGACCGTGCGACCCTCCGCGCGCAGGTGCGCCACCGTGTCACGGACCATCGCGAGGTTCTCCTCCAGCGTGGTCCGCAGCGCGAGCTCGACGTGCCGGTCGTGCGACTTGGCGACGAGGGTGACGACAGAAGCACCGCTCTCGCGCAACGCAGCCACCTGGGGGTCGTCGGCGGCCACGACGCCGGGCCTGCGGGTGGAGCCGAAGGCTGCCAGCCGGGCGTGCCGAAGGTCCAGCTCGGTGGCTGCGCGGCGGAAGAGCTCGGTGTCCTTGGGGTTGGCGCCGGGCCAGCCGCCCTCGATGAAGCCCACACCCAGCGAGTCGAGCTGGCGCGCGATCGTCAGCTTGTCGGCGACCGAGAGGTTGAGCCCCTCCTGCTGGGCACCGTCGCGCAGCGTGGTGTCGTAGACGTGGAAGTCGCCCTGCAGGTCCATCGATCTTCTCTCTCGAATCCGGGGCACACACTGGTCGTGGCAAGAAAAAACCTCCTGGGGTGCAGGAGGTCGGCGCGGCGGGAGGTCCCGTCGCGCTAGGCAATGATGATCGTGGTGGGGATGTTCGTGGTGGGCACGCGCCCACTCTGCCACGCGTGGAGCGTGCGGCGCAGTGGTCTCGTCATCCGGGCGAGGAGTCCGCGAGGTCCTGGTCGTCGAGCTCTTGGTCGTCGAGGGCCTGCTCCGCGAATGTCGAGGCCTGGCGCGGCAGCGTCACCGTGACCGTGGTGCCCTCGCCCTCGACCGAGTCGAGCCGAAGGGTCCCGCCGTGGTTGCTCACGATCGTCTGCACGATCCTCAGCCCCAGACCGGTCCCCGGAACCTGGCCGACCACGGCGTTCCTGGCCCTGAAGAACCGCGAGCCGACATGGACCAGGTCCTCGGCCGGGATCCCGATGCCGCGGTCGACGACGCGCACCTCGACCTCGTAGGAGTGACGCTCCAGCACGACGTCGACGCTGCTCCCCTCGTCGCTGAACTTCAGTGCGTTGGACACGAGGTTGACGAAGACGCGTTGAAGCTGCCCGGGGTCAGCCAGCACGGCGACGGGGTCACCTTCGCAACGGAGCACGAGGCCGACGCCCTGGCGACTGGCGTTGAGGCGCAGGTCGTCCACGGTGTCGCGCAGGAGCTGGCACAGGTCGATCTGCTGCAGGTCCGTGGAGGGGTTCTCCACGTGGGACAGCGTGAGGAGGTCCTCGATGAGCATGCGCAGTCTGGTGACGTTGCGCTGCGTGGCCTCCAGCATCTGCTGGTGCTCCTCGGAGAGCCGCCCCTCGAACTCGTCCTCGACCATCTCGACGTAGCCGGCGATGGTCGTCAGCGGGGTCCTGAGCTCGTGGGAGACATTGGAGACGAAGTCACCACGGGCGGTGTCGAGAGCGCGGATCTCCGCGGCGACCTTCTCCTCCGAGGCCCGCGACCTGTCGTTCTCGTCCGCGAGGTCGTTGAGCGCGCGGGCCACCGCCCGCATCTCACGCGGACCCTCGAGCCTGGCGCGCACCTCACGATCGCCCTTTGCCTGGCGTCGTACGACGCTCTCGAGGTGCTCGAGGGGGTCGCGGATGTCGCGCAGGAGACGTCTCACGGCGAAGAACGCCACGCCGACCCCGAGCAGCGCGAGGAACCCGAGGCCGATGGCCGTACGACGGGCGCGCAGGACGGCCGTCCTGCGGGTCTCGGCCACCTCCTCGCCGAGGACCTCCGCGACCTGCGCGTTGATCGAGCGCATCGTGTCGAAGCGGTTCTTGCCCACGACGAAGAGCTGCGGGTCGTAGGTGCCCGGCCCCCCGGCTCTCTCCACCCGGACCGTGGCGTAGTCCTGCAGCCAGGCGTCGGCGGCCTGCTCCTGCCGGGCGACCAGCGCCTTGAGCTCAGGGTCGCCAGCGGCGTAGGACCGCAGCGTCTCCTGGTCCCTGGGCAGCCGGGCCAGGCCCTTGACATAGGGATCGAGACCCGAGCGCTCGCCGCTGATCCCCCAGGCGCGGACGCCGGTCTCGGCGTCGGTGAGGTCCTGCAGGATCGCCGCGTTCGACTCGGACGCCGGACGGATCTCGTCGGTGAGCCGCACGATGTTCCGGTAGGACAGCACCGCGCTCAGCGTCCCGACCGACCCGGTCACCACGAGGAGGATGGTCGCGAGGACGAGGATCGGGGTGAGCCGGCGCCGGACGGTCGTGGGTTCGCTCATGCCTCGCCGAACCCCTTCCGTTGCATCTCGCCCCAGTCGTGACGCGTTCCCCGCACCCCTTCGACCAGGCCGCCCAGCCTCCAGAAGGCGTTGAGCTGGCGATAGCCGAAGTTCTCCTCGATGGCGGCCCACATGGCCACCAAGAGGTCGGGAACACCACGATAGCGGCGGTAGGAGGTCTCCTCGGCGATCAGCGAGGCGAACGTGACGAGCACGGCATAGACGACCGACGTCGCGAGGAGGAGGACCAGGACCGTGGGATCGACGAGGTCGGTGCGGACGACGCCCACCTCCTCCAGGCCCAGGATCACCACCACGACCACGAAGTAGACGAAACCGAAGACCTCGACCACGGGCGCGAGCAGCTCGAAGACGAGGAACCAGGGCAGGGTGACCATGCCGATCACGCCGTAGCGCGGGCGGAACATCATGTCCTTGTGCCGCAGGAAGATCTCGGTCAGGCCGCGGTGCCAGCGACGTCGTTGCTTGCGCAGGACCGCGCGGTCCTCGGGCGCCTCCGTCCACGCGACGGGCTCGGAGATGCACACGACGCGGGCGTCGGCGTCGTTGTCGCCGATCCAGCGGTGGATGCGGACCACGAGCTCAGCGTCCTCGCCGATGGTGTCGGTGGAGAGTCCGTCCACCGCGAGCAGGACGTCGCGCCGAAAGACGCCGAACGCGCCGGAGATGATGAGCAGGCCCCTGATCGCCGACCAGCCCGCACGGCCGACCAGGAAGGCCCGCAGGTACTCCACGACCTGGACCCGCGGCAACCAGGTGCGAGGCATGCGCACGTCGACGACGCGGCCGTGCCGCACCGAGGAGCCGTTGGCGATCCGGATGACTCCCCCGGCCGCGACCACACGGTCAGGGTCGTCGGCGAACGGCCGGCACACGTGGAGGAGCGAGTCGGGATCGAGCAGGGAGTCCGCGTCGACCATGCACACGAGCTCCTTGCGGGCCGCGTTGATGCCGGCGTTGAGCGAGTCGGCCTTGCCGCCGTTGTCCTTGCGGATCAGCAGGAGGTTGGAGCTGCCGCGACGGCTGAGCCAGGCGCTTCGCACCTCACCCTCCAACGCGATGCGCCGGCTCACCACGAGGGGGACCTCGACCATGTCGAACGCCTCGATGACCTTGGCCGCGGTGTCGTCCTTGGACCCGTCGTCGACGACGACGACCTCGAAGTCGGGGTAGCGCAGCGACAGCATCGCCTGCACCGAGTCGATGATGGTGGCCGACTCGTTGTAGGCGGGCATCAGGATGGACACCCCGCGCGCCAGTGGCTCGCCGAAGGTCTCGTCGTAGGCGGCGAAGCCCAACCGGCGGCGGTAGGACCTCAGGTCACCGAGGGCCAACAGCGTCAGCCCGACGAAGCTGGTGTTGATGGCCACCGAGTAGGCGACGAAGAACATGCCGAGCCACCACATGAGCTCGGAGAAGATCGCGACCACGTCCATCACGCGATCCCCCTGACCTCGGAGACTGCGAGAGCCTCCCGGGCGTACGGCGACGGGCACGAGGCCAGTGCCTGGCGTCCCGCGTCCCCGATGCGCAGCAGTGCGGTGGCCACGGCGCGGTTGAGGACGCGGTCGCCGTCGTCGAAGGTCGCGGCCAGGGCCGGGACGGCCTCCGGTGCGCCGATGCGGCCGAGCGCGGTCGCCGCGGCCGTGCGTGCCTCGCGATCCTCGTGGCCCAGCAGTGCCGCGAGGTCCGCCACGGACCCGGGCGCACCGATGTCGCCGAGCGCGTTCGCGCACCGCACCATCAGCCGAACCTCACCCGAGCGGAGCCCGGTCACCAGCAACCCGACCGACTCGACGTCCCCCAGCAGGCCCAGCGCATGGGCGGACAGCTCTGCGGCTCGCCCGGGGCCGCTGGAGCGGGTGAGTCCGTTCTGGAGCTCATGCCTCAGGGCGGGCGCAGCCGGGGTTCCGAGCCGGCTCAGGGCGACGAGCAGGTCACGGCGCAGCCGGGCCTGCCCGGCGCGCCGCACCAGAGGGCTGGCCGCGTCGGCGTGCCCGAGCGATCCGAGGGCCCGCACCGCCATCCGCCGGACGTCGAAGACCTTGTCGTCGAGCAGGCGCACCATGACCGGCAGGTCCTCGGCCCGTCGCAGCAGTCCGAGCCGGTGGATCCCCCGGCAGCGGCGCACGGCCGATCGTGACCTGGTCAGTGCGAGCGCGTCCTCGGAGGCAGTGTCCGCGAGCAACATCCTGCGGAGCTCGTCGGCCGCCTCTCCACGCACCTTGGTCAGCAGCTGGAAGGCCTCGGCCCGCAGGTCGGCGCGCTCGCGCCGGGTCGCTGAGGAGATGGTCGCCCGGGCCGTCTCCACCTCGTCGGGCTCACCCATCATCAGCGACATCAGCACCTGGCGCGCTCCGTCGCGACGTGACTCGGTGCGGCGGTCACGCCACCCCCGGCTGCCACGCATCAGGAGGAGACCGACGCCCAGGACCGCCGAGGCAACGATCGTGCCGAGCAGGACATCGCGGGCGATGTCGAGGATCTCCAGGCTCACGCGCGGCCGCGACCGAGGAGCGCGGCGACCCTGGTGGACAGCTCGCGCGGGCTGAAGGGCTTGGTGAGGTAGTCGTCGGCGCCGGCTGCGAAGCCCTGCTCGATGTCGGACTCCTGCGCGCGCGCGGTCAGCATGAGGATGCGGACGTCCCGCAGCGTCGAGTCGGCGCGGATCTGGCGTGCGGCGTCGAGGCCGCCCAGCCCCGGCATCATCAGGTCGAGCACGGCCAGGTCGGGCGCGTGCTCACGGCACGCGTCGAGGGCCGCCGCCCCGTCCGCCACGGGGATCACCTCGTGACCTGCCCTCTGCAGTCGGTAGCCCACCATGGTTCGGATGTCAGCGTCGTCATCTGCCACCACGATCTTCGCCATGGAGACACCGTATCCACAGCGACCCCGGATCCCGGGTCGGGGAAGATGTGTGTCATGGCCGATCCCGTGACCTTTCCCAGCGTCTCCGGCGAGGCGCTGGCGGGTCTGCTGGACGTTCCCAGAGGCGACGTGCGCGGCTGGGGGGTGTTCTCCCACGGCTTCACCCTGGGCAAGGACAGTCCCGCAGCGTCGAGGATCTGCAAGGAGCTCGCAGCAGAGGGCGTGGGAATGCTCCGCTTCGACAACCTCGGCCTCGGCGACTCCGAGGGTGACTGGGGAGACGGCTCCTTCTCCCACAAGGTGGCCGACACGATCGAGGCGGCGCGCTTCCTGGAGTCGACCGGCCGGCCCGTCGAGCTGCTGGTCGGCCATTCTTTCGGAGGTGCCGCGGTGATCGCGGCCGCACGCGGCATCCCCCAGGCACGTGCGATCGCCACGGTCGGGGCGCCCTACGACCCCTCGCACGTCGAGCACCTGTACGACGCAGTGGTCGGGCGCGTCCTCGAGGAGGGACATGCTCCTGTGGCCTTCGGCGACAAGGTGCTGACCATGAAGCGAGCCTTCGTCGAGGATGTCCGTCGCGCCGAGCTCCACGACGCCATCGTCGGACTGCGTCGCCCCCTCCTGGTCATGCACTCCCCCACCGACAACACCGTGGGCATCTCCAACGCCAGCGAGATCTTCAGGGCCGCCCGGCACCCGCGCAACTTCATCTCGCTCGAGGGCTCCGACCACCTCCTCACGGCCCGGGGGCAGGCGCAGCGAGCCGCTCGGATCATCAGCGCCTGGGCGGACCAGTACCTCGTCGACTGACGCGGCGGATCCCCGCGATGACCTCCTCGGTCACAACCAGCTCGGCAGCTGGACGCCGGCGAACGGCGCGGAGTCGTCGGGCAACCAGCTGGTGCCCGTGGCCGAGGCAGCAGCTCCCAGGCCGCTGCCCAGCGCCGCGACGAGCAGCGTCGTCAGGAGCCACGGAACGCCGCGGCGCGCGATGGGGTCGACCACCAGGTGCACCGGCCAGCGAAGACGGCCGCTGCCTGGCCCCCACCACAAGGAGAGTCCGAACGCCGCGCCGATGATCCCGAGAGAGGTGGTCATCGACACGGAGAAGGCGAAGCACAGCAGCGCCGCGGCCAGCCCGATGCCCAAGCTCCAGAGCAGCAGGACGAGGGATCCCACCAGGCCCGCCACCAGGTGCCAGGGACTGGCGAGCAAGGTCTGCGGGACGTCGTACCAGCGGGCGCCCCGGCGCTGCCGCCGCATGCTGGCCGAGGTCGCCGACAAGGAGCCGCTGCGCAACAGCCACACGACGACGAACGCCACGGCCACGGTGACGTAGGGAGCCAGCGCCACGCCGCCGGCGACCACGCCGAGGCCAGCCAGGACGAGCAGCGCCCGGCGCAGCCGCTCCGCCGCGCCTGCGGCGACCGGGGCGTCATACATCGAGGCATCCATGGGTCCGTCGACGTATGACGTCGCGGGGCGGGTGGGTGGGTCCGTCGGCTCCCAGAAGGGCGCCGCCGAGATGGGCAGCGTCGACGTGGTGGGCACGGCGTGGGGGTCGGCCAGGCGGTCGCGCACCTCGTCGAGGGAGGGGCGGACCGCCGGGTCGGGAGCCAGCGCGTCCTCGAGGAGTGCCCTGACTCGTCGGTCGACGCCGGTCAGGTCGTGCTGGCCGCGACGGACGCGGTCCATCACCGCCGCCGACGGGCCGCGGCCGAAGGGAGCGTGTCCGGTGGCGGCGAAGGCCACGGTCGCCGCCCACGAGTGCACGTCGGACGCCGTGGTCGCGTCCTCTCCGAGGAGGATCTCCGGTGCCAGGAAGCCCGGCGTGCCCAGCAGCCAGCCGGTCATGGTGATCCGCGCGTCGTCGGCGACCCGCGCGAGCCCGAAGTCGATGAGGACCGGGCTGCGACCCTCCATGATGACGTTGGACGGCTTGACGTCACGATGGACGACGCCGACGGAGTGGACGGCCTGGAGCGCCTCGGCCAGGCAGTCGGCGAACCAGAGCAGGTCGTCACCGGCCAGCGGCCCCTCCTCGCGCACGTGCTCCTGCAGCGAGAGTCCCGGGACGTAGCGCGTGGCGACGAACGGGATGTCTCCCCACGGGTCGGAGTCGACGATCTCGGCGATCCGCCGGCTGCGGACCCGGCTCAGCGAGCCGACCTCGCGCTCGAGGCGACGCCGCGCCTCCTCGTCGCCCACGATGTGGGGCCGCAGCACCTTGATCGCCACCGGCCGCTCCCCCGGCCGTTGCCCGAGGTGGACGACACCCATGCCGCCCTCGCCCAGTCGGGCGCGCAGGGCGTAGCCGCCCACGGTGAGCCCCGGGGGTGGCGCGTGGGGTGAGGTCGTCACGCGACGAGACTAGCCGCGGGGATCGCCGGAAAGCGTCAGCAGACGCGGTGCATCCAGCCGAAGGAGTCCTCCGCGCGGCCGAACTGCATGCCGACCAGCGCATCGCGCAGCCGCATCGTCAGGTCGGTGCTCGCCGGGGCCGGCACGTCGCCGTGGGGTGACTTGAGCTCGCCGACAGGCGTGACGACGGCGGCGGTCCCGCACGCGAAGATCTCGATGATGTCACCGCTGGCGATGCCCTCGCGCCACTCGTCGATCGAGAACTTCCGCTCCTCGACGCGGTGACCGAGCTTGCCGGCCAGCTCGATGATGGAGGCGCGGGTGATGCCCTCGAGGATCGTGCCGGTCTCGGGTGTGACGATGTGACCGTCGGCGTGGACGTAGAACATGTTCATGCCGCCCAGCTCCTCGACGTAGCGGAACTCCTGGTCGTCGAGGAAGACGACCTGGTCGCACCCCTGCTCGATGGCCTCGCGCTGGGCGGCCAGCGAGGAGGCGTAGTTGCCGCCGGTCTTGGCCGCACCCATGCCGCCGCGACCGGCGCGGGTGAACTGCTCGGAGAGCCACAGCGTCACCGGCCTGACACCGCCCTTGAAGTAGGCGCCGGCCGGGGATGCGATCACCATGAAGGTGACGTGCTGCGCGGGCCGCACACCGAGGAACTTCTCGGAGGCGAACATGAAGGGGCGCAGGTAGAGGGACTTCTCCCCCTCGCTGTCGGGCACCCACCGCTGGTCGACCTCGACGAGCGCGTCGACGCAGGAGACGAAGTCGTCGACCGGCAGCTCCGGGAACGCCAGCCGGTGGCTCGAGCGGACCATGCGCGCGGCGTTCTGCTCGGGCCGGAAGGTCCAGATCGACCCGTCGTCGTGGCGGTAGGCCTTCATCCCCTCGAAGGTCTCCTGCGCGTAGTGCAGCACCGCGGTCGCGGGGTCGAGGGTGAGGGGGCCGTAGGGGGTGATGCGGGCGTCGTACCATCCCTTCTCGGGAGTCCACTCCACCGTGAGCATGTGGTCGGTGAAGTGGGTGCCGAAGCCGGGGTTGGCGAGGATCTCGACCAACCGGGCGTCGTCGACCGGGGCGGGGTTGGCGGTGGTGCTGATCTGCATACAGGCAACCTAACGCTTCAGAGACGGGCGGCGATCGCGTCCCCGACCTCGGAGGTGGAACGCGTGGTGCCGGGCGCCCGCGCCGCGAGGTCGGCGAGCACGGCCTCCTCCACCCGAGCCGCGGCGTCACCGTGACCGAGGTGGTCCAGGAGCAGGGCGGTCGAGAGGATCGCGGCGGTGGGGTCGGCCTTCTGCTGCCCCGCGATGTCGGGGGCCGAACCGTGCACGGGCTCGAACATCGAGGGGGCGGTGCGGTCGGGGTTGACGTTGCCGCTGGCCGCGAGACCGATGCCACCGGTGATGGCGGCGGCGAGGTCGGTGATGATGTCGCCGAAGAGGTTGTCGGTCACGATCACGTCGAAGCGGGACGGGTTGACCGTCATGTGGATCATCGCGGCGTCGATGTGCATGTAGTCGGTGGTCACGTCGGGGTGCTCGGCCGCCACGGACTCGAAGATGCGCCACCACAGCGAGCCCGCGTTGACCAGGACGTTGGTCTTGTGGACCAGGGTCAGCTGCTTGCGCGGGCGGCGCTCGGCGCGGGCGAAGGCGTCGCGGACGACACGCTCGACGCCGTAGGCGGTGTTGACCGAGACCTCGGTGGCTACCTCGGCCGGCGTGCCGACGCGCAGGGCTCCACCGTTGCCGGTGTAGGGGCCCTCTGTGCCTTCGCGTACGACGACGAAGTCGACCTCACCGGGTGCGGCAAGGGGCGACTCCGACCCGGGGAACAGCCGTGAGGGCCGCAGGTTGACGTAGTGGTCAAGCTCGAAGCGGAGCCTCAGGAGCAGCCCGCGCTCGAGGATGCCCGGCGGAAGGTTCGGGTCGTTGGGCTTGCCGCCCACGGCACCCAGCAGGATGGCGTCGTGCTCGCGGATCTCGGCGAGCACGGAGTCTGGGAGCACCTCGCCGGTCGCGAGGTAGCGCTCGGCGCCGAGGTCGTAGCGGGTGGCCTCGAACTTGGTCGGCGCGGCCACCTCGAGCACCTTGAGTGCCTCGGCGGTGACCTCCGGCCCGATGCCGTCGCCGGGGATGACGGCGAGTGTCGGGGTGCCGGAGGATGGGGTCTGCGGGGTGTCTGGCATGGCGGAGAACCTAGTTGTCGTCAGGTCGCTGGGCGCCGTTGTCTCGCAGGTCAAGCGCGGTCTGCAGGGCCTGGTTGACGTTCTCGACGCTGCGTGGGTTGTCGGGGCTGTGCGCTGCGGGGCCCCAGTCGGGATACATGTCGTACATCGCTCTCACTCCTCGGTCTTCGGCTCTGTCGTGCGGCTCGAAGACACCGACACCACGGCGGGTGAAGGGTCGGGAGGTGGCGGGGATCGCCCGTCGTGCCCGGACACCGGCCTGCGGAGGTGCGGGTCTCGCGCCTAATCGGCAGGACCCGCCGCGGAGGCGGTGGCTTCGAACCAGGAAAGGTTCTGAAGGGCCTGGGGCGGAGATCCTCGTCAACGCCGAACACCGCGACGAGGTGGCCCTTCTGTCAGGCCCCGCCGCGGCGAACGATAAGTACGAAGACGCTCCGCATGGTGCGAGGACTGTACGACGCCCCGCCCACCCGCCGCCACGCAGTTCGCAGAACGTGTCAGATCCTGAGACGGGTGCCCGGGTGGCGAGACCGCGAGCGTGCCGTGACAGACTCCGGAGCCTCATGTCTGCACCTCCCGAGCTCCCCGAGATCGTCTCCCGCGCGTTCGCCGTGTGCCGCGAGGCCGGCTATGTCGCCTTCTGTCGGAACGAGACCGGACGACTCCTGTCCACGCTCGCCGCGACTCGAGGCGGGACCATGGCGGAGTTCGGCACCGGATGCGGCGTGGGCACGGCGTGGCTGCGCAGCGGTGCCCGCGACGGTGCGCGCATCATCACCGCCGAGCTCAACCCACGCCTCGCGACGGCGGCTGCCGAGATCTTCGAGGACGACGACAGGGTCGAGGTGCTCGCGGCCGACTGGTCGACCCTCCACCAGCGCGGCCCCTACTCGCTGATCTTCCTCGACTCCGGCGACCCCGAGTCCGTCGGCGTCGACTCGCTGGTCGACCTGCTCGAGCCCGGCGGGATCGTCGTCCTCGACGACTTCACCCCGTGCGAGATGTGGCCGCCGGTCTCCTACGGACGCGTCGACACCCTGCGCGAGCAGTGGCTCACCGACGACCGCTTCACGGCCGTCGAGGTGATGATCGCCCCCGATGCGGCGGCGTTGATCGCCACGCGCCGCTAGGCGGCTCTCGCTCACGTAGGACCTCTGTCCTGGCTTGTCAAGACTTTGGTGGTCAATTTTCCGCAACATTGAGACGTGGACCCTGATCGCCGCCTAGCGTGTGAGTCACCTCACTCGATCGCTCGTCACCCACGGTGACGTAAGCGTCCCTCCCGGGCTCCATCGCTCTCAGACCTCAGCGCGGCGTGCCCAGACAAGGAACCCGTCATGCAGATGCCCTCTCGGCGTGCCCAGAAGATCCTGACCGCCGCCGCCACCCCCCTCGCCCTCGTGGCAGCCGGCGCGATGATCTACCAGGCGTCGTACGCCGCATTCAGCGGACAGACCCGGAACTCCGGCAACCAGTGGTCCACCGGCTCGGTCAGCCTGACCGACGACGACGCGGGCTCGGCGCGCTTCCAGGTCGGCAACATGCTGCCCGGCGACAACGACAGCAAGTGCATCAAGGTCACCGCGAACGCCAGCGTGGCGAGCACGGTCAAGGGCTACACGGTGAACCCCGTGCTCTCGAACTCCGACCTGGAGAAGTACGTCAAGATCACCATCAAGGACGGCACCGGCGGCTCCTTCGCCGACTGCACCGGCTTCCAGGCCGAGAACACGCTGGTCTCGGATGCCCCGCTGTTCAACCTCGCCATGGCCAACCGCTACGAGGCCGGCATCGGCGGATGGTCGGTCCCCGCCGGCGTCTCGAGCAAGACCTACCAGATCAGCTGGAAGTTCGACACCACCGGTCTCTCCCAGGCCGCCGTCGACCAGCTGCAGGGGAAGAGCACGGGCATCGACGTGCAGTGGGAGATGCAGAGCAACTAGTGCGCACACCACGTCGTCTGGCAGCAGCCGGGCCCCTCGCCTGGGCGCGGCTGCTCCTCGTGGTGCTCGCGCGTGCCTACCGCGCTGGACTGCTGGTGCTGGCAGCGGTCGCGGCGGCGCCCCTGCTCCTCAGCTGGAGCTCGTTCGTGATCGAGTCGGGGTCGATGGAGCCGTCGATCGCGGTCGGTGACGTCGTGGTCGCCAAGCCAGTCGAAGCAGAGCACCGCGTGCACGTCGGCAGGGTCTACGTCTTCGCCGACCCCGCCCGTGCCGACCGGCTGCTCGTCCACCGCGTCGTCGAGCGCCGTGACGACGGTGGTTTCACCACAGCGGGTGACGCCAACGAGGTCACCGACAGCACGCCGCTGGAGCCGTCGAGCATCCGTGCCCAGGGCATCCTGCTGGCTCCCTACGTCGGGCTGCCCGTGCACTGGGTGCACACCGGCCAGTGGAGCCGGCTGGCGCTCTTCCTGATGTTCACCTGTGCTGCCTTCACCCTGGCCACGCGCACCTGCGACGGGAGTCGCCCCACCGGCAGAGGTCGTCGCTCCGGCGCGGCCGCGGCAGTGGCCCTCGCGGTGGCCACCACCTCCACCGCGGGAACCGCCGGTGCCGGCTTCACCGACACCACCGCCAACGGCTCCAGCAAGTGGACGGCAGGCACGTGGATGCATCCCTACGTGGCGGCTGTGTCGGCGGACCGGCCGTTCGGGTTCTGGCTCCTCGACGAG
Protein-coding regions in this window:
- a CDS encoding alpha/beta hydrolase family protein — its product is MADPVTFPSVSGEALAGLLDVPRGDVRGWGVFSHGFTLGKDSPAASRICKELAAEGVGMLRFDNLGLGDSEGDWGDGSFSHKVADTIEAARFLESTGRPVELLVGHSFGGAAVIAAARGIPQARAIATVGAPYDPSHVEHLYDAVVGRVLEEGHAPVAFGDKVLTMKRAFVEDVRRAELHDAIVGLRRPLLVMHSPTDNTVGISNASEIFRAARHPRNFISLEGSDHLLTARGQAQRAARIISAWADQYLVD
- a CDS encoding response regulator transcription factor, coding for MAKIVVADDDADIRTMVGYRLQRAGHEVIPVADGAAALDACREHAPDLAVLDLMMPGLGGLDAARQIRADSTLRDVRILMLTARAQESDIEQGFAAGADDYLTKPFSPRELSTRVAALLGRGRA
- a CDS encoding glycosyltransferase family 2 protein, coding for MDVVAIFSELMWWLGMFFVAYSVAINTSFVGLTLLALGDLRSYRRRLGFAAYDETFGEPLARGVSILMPAYNESATIIDSVQAMLSLRYPDFEVVVVDDGSKDDTAAKVIEAFDMVEVPLVVSRRIALEGEVRSAWLSRRGSSNLLLIRKDNGGKADSLNAGINAARKELVCMVDADSLLDPDSLLHVCRPFADDPDRVVAAGGVIRIANGSSVRHGRVVDVRMPRTWLPRVQVVEYLRAFLVGRAGWSAIRGLLIISGAFGVFRRDVLLAVDGLSTDTIGEDAELVVRIHRWIGDNDADARVVCISEPVAWTEAPEDRAVLRKQRRRWHRGLTEIFLRHKDMMFRPRYGVIGMVTLPWFLVFELLAPVVEVFGFVYFVVVVVILGLEEVGVVRTDLVDPTVLVLLLATSVVYAVLVTFASLIAEETSYRRYRGVPDLLVAMWAAIEENFGYRQLNAFWRLGGLVEGVRGTRHDWGEMQRKGFGEA
- a CDS encoding HEAT repeat domain-containing protein, giving the protein MSLEILDIARDVLLGTIVASAVLGVGLLLMRGSRGWRDRRTESRRDGARQVLMSLMMGEPDEVETARATISSATRRERADLRAEAFQLLTKVRGEAADELRRMLLADTASEDALALTRSRSAVRRCRGIHRLGLLRRAEDLPVMVRLLDDKVFDVRRMAVRALGSLGHADAASPLVRRAGQARLRRDLLVALSRLGTPAAPALRHELQNGLTRSSGPGRAAELSAHALGLLGDVESVGLLVTGLRSGEVRLMVRCANALGDIGAPGSVADLAALLGHEDREARTAAATALGRIGAPEAVPALAATFDDGDRVLNRAVATALLRIGDAGRQALASCPSPYAREALAVSEVRGIA
- a CDS encoding serine/threonine-protein kinase gives rise to the protein MTTSPHAPPPGLTVGGYALRARLGEGGMGVVHLGQRPGERPVAIKVLRPHIVGDEEARRRLEREVGSLSRVRSRRIAEIVDSDPWGDIPFVATRYVPGLSLQEHVREEGPLAGDDLLWFADCLAEALQAVHSVGVVHRDVKPSNVIMEGRSPVLIDFGLARVADDARITMTGWLLGTPGFLAPEILLGEDATTASDVHSWAATVAFAATGHAPFGRGPSAAVMDRVRRGQHDLTGVDRRVRALLEDALAPDPAVRPSLDEVRDRLADPHAVPTTSTLPISAAPFWEPTDPPTRPATSYVDGPMDASMYDAPVAAGAAERLRRALLVLAGLGVVAGGVALAPYVTVAVAFVVVWLLRSGSLSATSASMRRQRRGARWYDVPQTLLASPWHLVAGLVGSLVLLLWSLGIGLAAALLCFAFSVSMTTSLGIIGAAFGLSLWWGPGSGRLRWPVHLVVDPIARRGVPWLLTTLLVAALGSGLGAAASATGTSWLPDDSAPFAGVQLPSWL
- a CDS encoding O-methyltransferase → MSAPPELPEIVSRAFAVCREAGYVAFCRNETGRLLSTLAATRGGTMAEFGTGCGVGTAWLRSGARDGARIITAELNPRLATAAAEIFEDDDRVEVLAADWSTLHQRGPYSLIFLDSGDPESVGVDSLVDLLEPGGIVVLDDFTPCEMWPPVSYGRVDTLREQWLTDDRFTAVEVMIAPDAAALIATRR
- a CDS encoding branched-chain amino acid aminotransferase, which codes for MQISTTANPAPVDDARLVEILANPGFGTHFTDHMLTVEWTPEKGWYDARITPYGPLTLDPATAVLHYAQETFEGMKAYRHDDGSIWTFRPEQNAARMVRSSHRLAFPELPVDDFVSCVDALVEVDQRWVPDSEGEKSLYLRPFMFASEKFLGVRPAQHVTFMVIASPAGAYFKGGVRPVTLWLSEQFTRAGRGGMGAAKTGGNYASSLAAQREAIEQGCDQVVFLDDQEFRYVEELGGMNMFYVHADGHIVTPETGTILEGITRASIIELAGKLGHRVEERKFSIDEWREGIASGDIIEIFACGTAAVVTPVGELKSPHGDVPAPASTDLTMRLRDALVGMQFGRAEDSFGWMHRVC
- a CDS encoding ATP-binding protein; translated protein: MSEPTTVRRRLTPILVLATILLVVTGSVGTLSAVLSYRNIVRLTDEIRPASESNAAILQDLTDAETGVRAWGISGERSGLDPYVKGLARLPRDQETLRSYAAGDPELKALVARQEQAADAWLQDYATVRVERAGGPGTYDPQLFVVGKNRFDTMRSINAQVAEVLGEEVAETRRTAVLRARRTAIGLGFLALLGVGVAFFAVRRLLRDIRDPLEHLESVVRRQAKGDREVRARLEGPREMRAVARALNDLADENDRSRASEEKVAAEIRALDTARGDFVSNVSHELRTPLTTIAGYVEMVEDEFEGRLSEEHQQMLEATQRNVTRLRMLIEDLLTLSHVENPSTDLQQIDLCQLLRDTVDDLRLNASRQGVGLVLRCEGDPVAVLADPGQLQRVFVNLVSNALKFSDEGSSVDVVLERHSYEVEVRVVDRGIGIPAEDLVHVGSRFFRARNAVVGQVPGTGLGLRIVQTIVSNHGGTLRLDSVEGEGTTVTVTLPRQASTFAEQALDDQELDDQDLADSSPG
- a CDS encoding 3-isopropylmalate dehydrogenase; the protein is MPDTPQTPSSGTPTLAVIPGDGIGPEVTAEALKVLEVAAPTKFEATRYDLGAERYLATGEVLPDSVLAEIREHDAILLGAVGGKPNDPNLPPGILERGLLLRLRFELDHYVNLRPSRLFPGSESPLAAPGEVDFVVVREGTEGPYTGNGGALRVGTPAEVATEVSVNTAYGVERVVRDAFARAERRPRKQLTLVHKTNVLVNAGSLWWRIFESVAAEHPDVTTDYMHIDAAMIHMTVNPSRFDVIVTDNLFGDIITDLAAAITGGIGLAASGNVNPDRTAPSMFEPVHGSAPDIAGQQKADPTAAILSTALLLDHLGHGDAAARVEEAVLADLAARAPGTTRSTSEVGDAIAARL